The sequence below is a genomic window from Synechococcus sp. PCC 7335.
CTGAGCCGATCAGCTATGAAAAGTCTGTCTAAACTGCCAAATAGTCATCTTCAGCTAATTAAGAGACTTCTTATATGACCGCCACTACCCTAAAACTCAAGGGCATGAGCTGTGCCGCCTGCGCCACCAGTATTGAATCGGCTATTCATCAGGTGCCAGGAGTTCGCGAGGTTCAGGTTAACTTTGCGGCTGAGCTAGCCAGCATTGAATACGATGAGGGTAGTACCAGTCTTGAGAAAATTCAGGCCGCGGTGGCTGATGCTGGCTACGAAGCGAGTAAACGAGAAGATTTGAGCATTGGTGAGACAGACGCCAAAGCGCAAGAAGAGCGTAAATCGCAGCAGCGATCGCTCCTTATTAAAACGGGCGTCAGCGGCGTTATTGGGGTGGCACTGATTTTAGGCACGTTACCGATGATGTTGGGTATAGATATTCCCGGCTGGCCGATGTTTCTACATAACCCATGGCTACAGCTTGTTTTAGCAACGCCTGTTTTGTTCTGGTGCGGCAAGTCATTTTACATGGGTGCGTGGAAAGCCTTCACCCACCGTGCTGCCAATATGAATACGTTAATCGCGTTGGGAACGGGCGCTGCCTATGTCTACTCTGTTTTCGTAACGCTGTACCCTGGCTTTCTCATTTCACAAGGGCTCGCACCCGACGTTTACTACGAGGCCGCAGTTGTGATTATCGCACTGCTGCTACTGGGCCGCTACTTAGAGAACCGAGCGAGAGGACAGACCTCCGATGCGATTCGTCAGCTTATGGGATTACAGGCAAACATGGCGAGGGTGATTCGGCGAGGAGAGGACGTTGATTTGCCGGTAGAAGACGTTGTTGTCGGTGATATTGTTATTGTTCGCCCTGGTGAAAAGATTCCGGTTGATGGTGAAGTAACAGAGGGTACCTCTACTGTCGATGAATCGATGGTAACAGGCGAGCCGGTTCCGGTGAAAAAGGAACCGGGTGAGGAAGTCATTGGGGCAACTATCAACAAGACAGGAAGCTTCAGATTTAGAGCATCGCGGGTTGGCAAAGATACTGTACTCGCACAGATCGTACAGCTTGTACAAGATGCACAGGGCTCAAAGGCGCCTATTCAGAAGCTGGCTGACCAGGTGACCAGATGGTTTGTGCCGGTAGTCATTGCCATTGCCATCACCACATTTGTCCTGTGGTTCAACCTCGTGGGCAACGTTACGTTGGCGCTGCTGACGACGGTTGGCGTACTCATCATCGCCTGCCCTTGTGCTCTGGGACTAGCTACGCCGACTTCTATCATGGTCGGTACAGGCAAAGGGGCTGAGAACGGCATTTTGATCAAAGATGCTGAAAGCCTAGAACGCGCTCACAAGCTTCAGACTATTGTTGTCGATAAAACGGGGACACTGACCGAGGGTAAGCCGACGGTTACTGATTACTTGACAGTCAAAGGAACAGCCAACGGCAACGAGATTCAACTGTTGCAAATGGCAGCAGCGGTTGAGCGCAGTTCAGAACATCCGTTGGCTGAAGCAGTGGTGAATTATGCCGCCTCTCAAGGTATTGAAAAGAAGAAGCTAACGAGCGTTCAAGATTTTGATGCGGTTACGGGCCGAGGCGTTCAAGGAATAATTAATGGCCGTTTGGTGCAAATTGGTACTGATCGTTGGATGCAAGGCTTAGGCATTGATACGAGGGCGCTTCAATCTGAGCGTCAGTCCTGGGAAGCCTCGGCAAAAACTACGGCCTGGATTGCGGTAGACGGTAAAGCCGAAGGGCTAATGGGTATTTCTGATGCGCTGAAGAAAACGTCTGCTCAGGCGGTAAGCGCGTTGCAAGCGATGGGCTTGGAAGTGGTGATGTTGACTGGGGATAATCGACAGACTGCGGAGGCGATCGCCCAAGAAGTTGGGATCCGTCGCGTATTTGCAGAAGTACGCCCCGACCAGAAAGCTGCGCAGATTACACAGCTACAGTCTGAAGGGAAGGTAGCGATGGTAGGAGATGGCATTAATGATGCGCCGGCGTTAGCTCAAGCAGACGTAGGAATATCGATTGGAACCGGGACAGATGTGGCAATCGCTGCTAGTGATATCACGCTTATCTCTGGCGACCTTAGGAGCATTGTTACCGCTATTCAGCTCAGTAAAGCCACCATTATCAACATTCGGCAAAATCTGTTTTTTGCTTTCATTTACAACGTGGCGGGTATCCCGATTGCTGCTGGTATTCTCTATCCCCTCTTTGGATGGTTGCTAAATCCTATTGTTGCAGGCGGGGCAATGGCCTTTAGCTCTGTTTCTGTTGTTACGAACGCGCTTCGTCTTCGAAACTTTCAGCCTGAAGGTATGGATATTCGCTGACCATCGCATTGGAGTGGAGAATAAACTGATGCAATTACAGCTCTCTCAAAACCGACGACTTCGCTATCAATGGCTACTATGTAGTCTTCTGACCATTGGCATGGTAGCCGGAAGTACGCTCACTGCTCGTGCTCGAATTTCTGAAGCCGATACTGGCGAATTTCTCCGTATTAAGCAGCCATTGGGTCTCAAGGCGGGCGTGGCTGTGGCGGGGGCTGGACTCATTGGCTTGGAGCTGTGGTGGTTCCTCTTGAGCAAACCCAACGCTCAAACTACCCAGACTGCTGACGGCATTCAGTCAATAGATATAACGGTAGATGGCGGCTACTCTCCCAATCAGATAATGGTTCGAGCAGGCCAGCTAGTACGGCTAAATTTTCTGCGCAAAGATCCTAGTAGTTGTTTAGAGCGGATTATTCTACCTGACTTTAATAAAGCAGTAGATTTGCCGCTTAATCAAACTGTAACCTTGGAGGTTGTTCCTGAAAAAGCAGGTGATTACACATTTCACTGCGGTATGAACATGTTTCGTGGCTCGATCACGGTGAAAGCCAACGTTCAATAGGTGTTTGTGAAAGGTATCTGTGAAAGTTTGTGGCTATAATGCGCTAGTGATAAACGACACCAATGCTGGCTATGAGATGGGTCGATTTCATTCCTGTTTCATATTTGTTTGCAACACTGACTACGGGCCTCTTTAGAAAACTCGGAGGAAGTCTGAGCCTATGCCCTGTTTATCAGTTTCTCACCGCGCCGCTTTTTTAGGTATAGCCTTTCTGACTAGCGCTCACGGCCTGAACGCTAAAGAGGCGATCGCTCATTCTAATCACTATGAATCATCACAACCTGAGCAGACATCTCCTCCAAATAGCCAGCAGCCTGATCTCTCCTCTAAGGCGACAGATCTCTTTGATACCACTCAGCAGGAGGCAACTTCGGCTAACAAGATTGACTCCGATGCTAATGCCCTGTCAGACGACAACCAACAGAAGCATAAACCGATCGTTGAGGAGATTCCAGTATCTCAAGAGCCAGCCTCAACTTCTAAGTCTGGATTGTTTGATGGATTTACTATAGGCTTAGGCGAATCCATACTAGCGATGCTGATAGCAGCGCCGTTCGTCTTATGCGCTTGGAAGAGGACAAAGTCTTGATATTACTTTTCAAGGAAAATAACAGGGGAGTCAACTATGACATTTAATCGAGTCCGTTTGCGTCAGCTGCATAGGGCACTTGTCCCTTCTATGGTGCTACCGCTGTTGTTAACGCTGACGACAGGAACATTATTTCAGTTTTCAGTAGCAGGCGATCGCGCTAACGACTTCCTATGGCTCCTCGATCTACACCGGGGCAAGTTCGGTTAGATAAACTTAGAGTTTCTATATCCAGTTCTTAATGCGCTCGGCTTGTTGACGCTAATCATTACTGGCTCAATCAGGTGGTATCAGTCTCCTAGTAGAAAGAGAAGTAACTAGAATTCCTCTGTTTGCTATAACAGAACTCTACCAGTTAGGAAATAAAGGGTTGGCAGTAAAGAAATGAAGGGTTGTGTCTGATGGCTCAGCCTCTTGTTTTAGCGGCTTTTTAAGAGCCGAGTGTGTTCGCACTGTCATAGCTGCTGCCATAGCTTCGCTGATTCTTGTAGTCATCAACCTAGTGAAGCTGCAAAGTTAGACAGCTGATTGTGAAAAGCGTCGTAGCGCAAGCGCCTTACCCGGGTTCAGTTTTATACGAGATAAAACAGACAGTCACCCTAGCTTTTCAGACTATAGCAATCCGCACTTGGCTTGCACTATCACCAAGCGCTACAACCCTTGATAGATAAAGCTAAGTGCTTAGCAATCTGCTGAATGCATTGAGCAGATTGCTATAGCTAGCCGATGGCTTCTGATACAGCCCCTTGCGTGTCAAGCTTCAGACAGTAAGCTTTGGCCGCAAATGGCTGAGATTCCCAAGCCGTTTCCATTGCTTCACGAACAACATCGGCTGCATCGGGCGGCGCTAAGGCTAGCAAAGTCGGCCCGGCTCCACTGATAACTAAGCCCCAGGCTCCGGCTTTCATGGCGGCACGGCGCACATCATCATAGCCGGGAATGAGTTTTTTACGGTAGGGCTGATGAATGCGATCGCTCATCCCGCCGCTGATCCAATCGCCATTTCCTGTTGCTAGCCCTTGTAGCAGCAGTCCAATATGAGCTGTATTAAAGATTGCATCCGCTCGGCTATATTGAGCTGGTAGTACCCGCCGTGCATCGGCTGTAGATAGCTCGAATTCAGGAATAATCACAACAGGCATCACCGTCTCGTGCCAAGTCAGATGACAAACTTGCAGCCGTCCCCTGGTGACGACGGCTAGTTGCGCGCCCCCAAATAGAGCGGGTACCACGTTGTCTGGATGTCCTTCTATCTGGTTAGCTAATCTTGCTATCTCTGCTTTGGTTAAAGGAGAACCGGCTAGCGTATTCGCGCCAATGATACCGCCGACAATTGCCGTTGAGGAGCTACCTAGGCCTCGAGAAAGTGGGACGCCTAGATTGATCTTGATATGAACAGGCGGTGCCGATATCCCTATGCGTTCATAGCACTTTAGATAAGACCGATAAACAAGATTGCTCGCACCACTATTAACCCGTTTGGACTCGGTGCCTACAACCGTAATTTGAAACGGCTCACTATCAGATAGTGGCGTAAAAGGCGTAAAGTGAAAGCGGTTGTAGAGTGTGAAGGCAGCGCCTAGGCAGTCAAACCCAGGGCCGATATTGGCAGTTGTAGCGGGAACGGTAACAGCAACGGTAGAAGGCACAAAAAAACAGAGTCCTAAACACAGTGAGCCATTTTATCGTTTAGAGGGCGCCCAATTAAGTGTCCTTCTCTAAAATCTCCGCATAGAACGCTTGACTAGAATTTCTCGCGCTGCGTTGCTAGAACCAGCACCTTGTAATAAAAACCTACTTAGAAATCGCTACGGGTTTCCAAGGCGGCTTTTATGCGGCTGAGGACTTCAGGCAAAGCGATCGCTCCCAAATCTCCCTCTTTTCGTGTGCGAATACTCAAAGTATTGTCCGTGACTTCCTGATCACCGATTACAGACATTACCGGAATTTTAGCCTTCTCAGAATTGCGGATCATCTTTCCCAGCCGCTCACCACTTTTATCTACTTCGACCCGCGCTCCTAGTTTACGCATGTCTATCGCCGCCCGCTCGGCATATTCCCAATGGCTCTCGGCTACCGGCAACAGCCGCACTTGTTCAGGCGCAAGCCACAGGGGAAAGTCCCCAGCATACTGCTCGATCAAAATACCAATCAGCCGCTCTAAAGAACCAAACGGTGCTCTATGAATCATGATTGGGCGCTGCCGACTACCGTCTTCTGCCACGTATTCCAGATTGAAGCGCTCTGGCAGATTATAGTCTACCTGCACAGTCCCTAGCTGCCACTCTCGATCAAGTGCGTCACGCACAATAAAGTCCAGCTTTGGCCCATAGAAAGCTGCCTCACCGATTCCTTCAAAGTGGTCCATGCCCATCGTCTCCACCGCCTGGCGAATGGCGCTTTGCGCTTTCTCCCAAGCTTCATCTGAGCCGATATACTTACTTTTGTTCTTAGGATCACGAAAGCTCAGCCTCGCTCTGAAGGACTGATCCATCTGCAACACCTTTAAGGTCGCCTGAATCAAATCAACCACTTTGAGAAATTCATCATTAAGCTGATTGGGCGTCACAAACAAATGGGCATCATCTTGGGTAAAGCCACGCACTCTAGTAAGACCCCCTAGCTCACCAGACTGCTCATAGCGATACACAGTGCCAAACTCAGCTAACCGAATCGGTAACTCTTTGTAGGAACGCAGCTGACTTTTGTAGATTTGTACGTGGAAAGGACAGTTCATTGCCTTGAGCACAAACCCTTCGTCTTCACTTTCGCCCATCATCGGGAACAAATCTTCACTGTACTTTTGCCAGTGGCCAGAGGTTTTGAATAAATCGACTCGGCCTACATGAGGTGTCACAACAGGCAAATATCCCCTGGCCACTTGCTCTCCTTTCAGATAGTCTTCTAGAGTAGAGCGCAATACGGTGCCTTTTGGCGTCCATAGGGGTAGTCCAGGTCCAACTTCATCGGAGAAGATAAACAGTCCTAGCTCCTTGCCAAGCTTGCG
It includes:
- a CDS encoding heavy metal translocating P-type ATPase, with translation MTATTLKLKGMSCAACATSIESAIHQVPGVREVQVNFAAELASIEYDEGSTSLEKIQAAVADAGYEASKREDLSIGETDAKAQEERKSQQRSLLIKTGVSGVIGVALILGTLPMMLGIDIPGWPMFLHNPWLQLVLATPVLFWCGKSFYMGAWKAFTHRAANMNTLIALGTGAAYVYSVFVTLYPGFLISQGLAPDVYYEAAVVIIALLLLGRYLENRARGQTSDAIRQLMGLQANMARVIRRGEDVDLPVEDVVVGDIVIVRPGEKIPVDGEVTEGTSTVDESMVTGEPVPVKKEPGEEVIGATINKTGSFRFRASRVGKDTVLAQIVQLVQDAQGSKAPIQKLADQVTRWFVPVVIAIAITTFVLWFNLVGNVTLALLTTVGVLIIACPCALGLATPTSIMVGTGKGAENGILIKDAESLERAHKLQTIVVDKTGTLTEGKPTVTDYLTVKGTANGNEIQLLQMAAAVERSSEHPLAEAVVNYAASQGIEKKKLTSVQDFDAVTGRGVQGIINGRLVQIGTDRWMQGLGIDTRALQSERQSWEASAKTTAWIAVDGKAEGLMGISDALKKTSAQAVSALQAMGLEVVMLTGDNRQTAEAIAQEVGIRRVFAEVRPDQKAAQITQLQSEGKVAMVGDGINDAPALAQADVGISIGTGTDVAIAASDITLISGDLRSIVTAIQLSKATIINIRQNLFFAFIYNVAGIPIAAGILYPLFGWLLNPIVAGGAMAFSSVSVVTNALRLRNFQPEGMDIR
- a CDS encoding cupredoxin domain-containing protein encodes the protein MQLQLSQNRRLRYQWLLCSLLTIGMVAGSTLTARARISEADTGEFLRIKQPLGLKAGVAVAGAGLIGLELWWFLLSKPNAQTTQTADGIQSIDITVDGGYSPNQIMVRAGQLVRLNFLRKDPSSCLERIILPDFNKAVDLPLNQTVTLEVVPEKAGDYTFHCGMNMFRGSITVKANVQ
- the thrS gene encoding threonine--tRNA ligase; protein product: MVASQSSQASTSGANSNPAAPVATPETPIKLLRTDESEKLERIRHTFSHVMAMAVQRLFPKAQVTIGPSIDYGFYYDFDAPEPFTDKDLKSIKKEMVKIIKKGLPVIREEVSREEAKRRIEELKEPYKLEILERLEEPITLYHLGDQWWDLCAGPHIETTKDLNPKAFELESVAGAYWRGDETKAQLQRIYGTAWETPEELKEYKRRKEEAKRRDHRKLGKELGLFIFSDEVGPGLPLWTPKGTVLRSTLEDYLKGEQVARGYLPVVTPHVGRVDLFKTSGHWQKYSEDLFPMMGESEDEGFVLKAMNCPFHVQIYKSQLRSYKELPIRLAEFGTVYRYEQSGELGGLTRVRGFTQDDAHLFVTPNQLNDEFLKVVDLIQATLKVLQMDQSFRARLSFRDPKNKSKYIGSDEAWEKAQSAIRQAVETMGMDHFEGIGEAAFYGPKLDFIVRDALDREWQLGTVQVDYNLPERFNLEYVAEDGSRQRPIMIHRAPFGSLERLIGILIEQYAGDFPLWLAPEQVRLLPVAESHWEYAERAAIDMRKLGARVEVDKSGERLGKMIRNSEKAKIPVMSVIGDQEVTDNTLSIRTRKEGDLGAIALPEVLSRIKAALETRSDF
- the thrB gene encoding homoserine kinase is translated as MPSTVAVTVPATTANIGPGFDCLGAAFTLYNRFHFTPFTPLSDSEPFQITVVGTESKRVNSGASNLVYRSYLKCYERIGISAPPVHIKINLGVPLSRGLGSSSTAIVGGIIGANTLAGSPLTKAEIARLANQIEGHPDNVVPALFGGAQLAVVTRGRLQVCHLTWHETVMPVVIIPEFELSTADARRVLPAQYSRADAIFNTAHIGLLLQGLATGNGDWISGGMSDRIHQPYRKKLIPGYDDVRRAAMKAGAWGLVISGAGPTLLALAPPDAADVVREAMETAWESQPFAAKAYCLKLDTQGAVSEAIG